A genomic region of Pseudomonas sp. RSB 5.4 contains the following coding sequences:
- a CDS encoding exonuclease SbcCD subunit D C-terminal domain-containing protein has product MRLFHTSDWHLGQNLHGQERDFEHACFLEWLLRQLQLAQPDVLLIAGDIFDTVNPPVKAQERLYDFIVSAHEQQPLLTIVMIAGNHDSGSRIELPAPLMRRLRTHALGRVLWLDDGQLDAERLLLPLPNAQGEIAAWCLALPFLRPAEVTGAHLGDNYLRGIGQVHEWLIEAANAKRQPGQALVAISHAHMAGGSVSEDSERSLIIGNAEALPASLFGPSISYVALGHLHKPQKVNGEERIRYSGSPIPLSFSEIGYQHQILDIILDGETLVSVEPKLIPRSVNLQRIGPAPLAEILLQMADLPNIDLLAETQRQPWLEVRVTLDEPQPDLRHQVENALQGKAVRLVRIAAEYAGNRGADGAEEGSALIELDQLTPQELFSRAWLDNYGNEVDEQTLKDFAELLQDVQLEGEQP; this is encoded by the coding sequence TTGCGTCTGTTCCACACCTCCGACTGGCACCTTGGGCAAAACCTGCACGGCCAGGAGCGCGATTTCGAGCATGCGTGCTTTCTCGAATGGCTGCTGCGCCAACTGCAACTGGCGCAGCCGGATGTGCTGCTGATTGCCGGGGACATCTTTGACACGGTCAATCCGCCGGTCAAAGCCCAGGAACGCCTTTACGACTTCATCGTCAGCGCCCACGAGCAGCAACCGTTGCTGACCATCGTGATGATTGCCGGCAACCACGATTCCGGCTCGCGCATCGAGCTGCCGGCGCCGTTGATGCGCCGCTTGCGCACCCATGCGCTGGGCCGGGTGTTGTGGCTGGATGACGGCCAGCTCGACGCCGAACGTCTGCTGCTGCCGCTGCCGAATGCCCAAGGCGAGATCGCCGCGTGGTGCCTGGCGCTGCCGTTCCTGCGTCCGGCGGAAGTGACTGGCGCGCATCTGGGCGACAATTATTTGCGTGGCATCGGTCAGGTGCATGAATGGCTGATCGAAGCGGCGAATGCCAAGCGCCAACCGGGTCAGGCCTTGGTCGCCATCAGCCATGCGCACATGGCTGGCGGCTCGGTTTCGGAAGACTCCGAGCGCAGCCTGATCATCGGTAACGCCGAAGCGCTGCCCGCCAGCCTGTTCGGGCCGAGCATCAGTTACGTCGCCCTCGGTCATTTGCACAAGCCGCAGAAGGTCAACGGTGAAGAGCGCATTCGCTACAGCGGCTCGCCGATTCCGTTGTCGTTCTCGGAGATCGGTTATCAGCACCAGATTCTCGACATCATCCTCGACGGCGAAACCCTGGTCAGCGTTGAGCCGAAACTGATCCCAAGGTCGGTCAACCTGCAACGCATCGGCCCGGCGCCGCTGGCGGAGATTCTGCTGCAAATGGCCGACCTGCCGAATATTGATCTGCTCGCTGAAACCCAGCGCCAGCCATGGCTGGAGGTGCGCGTGACCCTCGACGAGCCCCAGCCGGATCTGCGCCATCAGGTGGAAAACGCCCTGCAAGGCAAAGCCGTGCGCCTGGTGCGGATTGCCGCCGAATACGCCGGCAATCGCGGTGCTGACGGTGCCGAAGAAGGCAGCGCATTGATCGAACTCGATCAACTCACCCCGCAGGAACTGTTCAGTCGCGCCTGGCTCGACAATTACGGCAACGAGGTCGATGAACAGACGCTCAAGGACTTCGCCGAACTGCTGCAAGACGTGCAACTGGAGGGCGAGCAGCCATGA
- a CDS encoding AAA family ATPase: MKILAIRLKNLASLAGPFEIDFTAEPLASAGLFAITGPTGAGKSTLLDALCLALFGAVPRLNNTGRDAKVPDADGEIATGDPRTLLRRGTGEGYAEVDFVGVDGRRYRARWEANRAREKAGGKLQASRQSLRDIDQDQLLASQKGEYKTQLEAALGLNFEQFTRAVLLAQSEFSAFLKADDNDRSELLEKLTDTALYTRLGRRAFDKTKEAREAHKLLQDQATGVTPLAPEARAELDERFNAAQQQLKLQQAQLKQLEQQHSWLKDLRQLQDAQQAAAEQLHSAQQQWESLAGERLKLTRLEQLAPQRHQFARKTELDAQLTPLAAQIAAHTEQHGELNERQTQLEQALDAAKIALTEAQQRHSESAPLLRQAFEEQSTLARLAKDTALSADARQAAEQACTQGQSTIQALQEKQAEVAQRLQKMAAELEQSAHLAPLSDAWNAYRDRLQQLMLIGNRLNKGQAELATLEQNAAHSAEALATQKQQLEVLFKEAGAEPDAVAEQIGILGTLLQDNRKQLRAIEDLTRLWASQQELEKRDAELQQRLLDAQQERERLTQDGVKSKAELSVAEQTLNVTRELLERQRLARSASVEELRAQLQDDQPCPVCGSNEHPYHQPEALLQSLGRHDESEQASAQQAVDQLKEKLTDLRAEVGGVIARQKELLQQQEQLSAQLQALAPSLEAHPLAPQLLNQDADKRDAWLARQTAQLNQSITQDEQRQSALLTLQQDAARLTQQLRNAETAHQQAAQHLSNQQRELSSDRQRLDEELSAFASLLPADTLEALRIEPAATFMQLDRQIAERLAQVEQQKEELAEQQQRQQTLEKEQDRQHSRVQQLQSAEQQFSTLAAQQQACQAQLAQLLGEHSSAEHWQQQLEQAVEQARNAETSTASELQNVRTQLVQISAELKAQQERLQALQSEDGELTQKIADWRAHHPELDDGGLEDLLCVDEAQLSELRQRLQHNEKAIEQAKVLLQERDQRLADHQAQHNGNLDAEQLAGALADLQQQFNLSEQQCAELRAEQAEDQRRQNANQALAQQIADAYAEYQRWARLNALIGSATGDTFRKIAQAYNLDLLVHHANVQLRQLVKRYRLKRGGSMLGLLVMDTEMGDELRSVHSLSGGETFLVSLALALGLASMASSTLKIESLFIDEGFGSLDPESLQLAMDALDGLQAQGRKVAVISHVQEMHERIPVQIQVQRQGNGLSTLEVK; this comes from the coding sequence ATGAAAATTCTCGCCATTCGCTTGAAGAACCTCGCCTCGCTGGCCGGGCCGTTCGAGATTGATTTCACCGCCGAACCGCTGGCCAGTGCCGGGTTGTTCGCGATCACCGGGCCGACTGGCGCGGGTAAAAGTACCCTGCTCGACGCGCTGTGCCTGGCGCTGTTCGGTGCGGTCCCGCGCCTGAACAACACCGGTCGCGACGCCAAGGTGCCGGACGCTGACGGTGAAATCGCCACCGGCGACCCGCGCACCTTGCTGCGGCGCGGCACCGGCGAAGGGTATGCCGAGGTGGATTTTGTTGGCGTCGATGGCCGCCGTTACCGTGCGCGCTGGGAAGCCAACCGCGCCCGGGAAAAGGCTGGAGGCAAGTTGCAGGCCAGCCGTCAGAGCCTGCGTGACATCGATCAGGATCAACTGCTCGCCAGCCAGAAAGGCGAATACAAGACCCAACTCGAAGCCGCACTCGGTCTGAACTTCGAACAGTTCACCCGCGCCGTGCTGCTGGCCCAGAGCGAGTTCAGTGCGTTTCTCAAGGCTGACGACAACGACCGCAGCGAACTGCTGGAAAAACTCACCGACACCGCGCTCTACACCCGTCTCGGCCGCCGTGCCTTCGACAAGACCAAAGAGGCCCGCGAAGCGCACAAGCTGCTGCAGGATCAAGCCACCGGCGTTACCCCGCTCGCCCCCGAAGCCCGGGCCGAACTGGATGAGCGTTTCAACGCTGCCCAGCAACAGCTGAAGTTGCAGCAGGCGCAACTCAAGCAACTGGAACAACAGCACAGCTGGCTCAAGGATTTGCGCCAGTTGCAGGACGCGCAGCAAGCGGCTGCCGAACAACTGCACAGTGCGCAGCAACAGTGGGAAAGCCTGGCCGGCGAGCGCCTGAAGCTGACGCGCCTGGAACAACTCGCCCCGCAACGGCACCAATTCGCGCGCAAGACTGAACTCGATGCGCAGCTGACGCCGCTGGCCGCACAAATTGCCGCGCACACCGAGCAACACGGCGAACTCAATGAGCGTCAGACGCAACTGGAGCAGGCGCTCGATGCGGCAAAAATCGCCCTGACCGAAGCGCAGCAACGGCACAGCGAAAGCGCCCCGCTGCTGCGTCAGGCTTTCGAAGAGCAGAGCACCCTCGCCCGCCTCGCCAAAGACACCGCCCTCAGCGCCGACGCGCGCCAAGCCGCCGAGCAGGCCTGCACGCAAGGCCAGAGCACCATTCAAGCCTTGCAGGAAAAACAGGCTGAAGTTGCTCAACGCCTGCAAAAAATGGCCGCCGAGCTCGAACAAAGCGCTCATCTGGCACCACTCAGCGATGCATGGAATGCCTACCGCGATCGCCTGCAACAGTTGATGCTGATCGGCAATCGACTGAACAAAGGGCAAGCCGAACTGGCGACCCTCGAACAGAATGCCGCGCACAGCGCCGAAGCGCTGGCCACGCAAAAGCAGCAACTGGAAGTGCTGTTCAAAGAGGCCGGCGCCGAGCCGGATGCCGTCGCCGAGCAGATCGGCATCCTCGGCACTCTGTTGCAGGACAATCGCAAACAACTGCGCGCCATCGAAGACCTGACGCGGCTTTGGGCCAGTCAGCAGGAGCTGGAAAAACGCGACGCCGAGCTGCAACAGCGCCTGCTCGATGCACAGCAGGAACGCGAGCGCCTGACCCAGGATGGGGTGAAAAGCAAAGCCGAACTGAGCGTCGCCGAGCAAACCCTCAACGTCACCCGTGAACTGCTCGAACGCCAGCGTTTGGCGCGCAGTGCCAGTGTCGAAGAGTTGCGCGCGCAGTTGCAGGATGATCAGCCGTGCCCGGTCTGTGGCAGCAACGAGCATCCGTATCATCAGCCGGAAGCGCTGCTGCAAAGCCTCGGCCGACATGATGAATCCGAGCAGGCCAGCGCGCAGCAAGCGGTGGATCAGCTCAAGGAAAAACTCACCGACTTGCGCGCTGAAGTCGGCGGCGTGATCGCCCGGCAGAAAGAGCTGTTGCAACAGCAGGAACAATTGAGCGCCCAGCTTCAGGCCTTGGCACCGAGCCTTGAGGCACATCCGCTGGCGCCACAGTTGCTGAATCAGGACGCCGATAAACGCGACGCCTGGCTGGCCCGGCAAACCGCTCAGTTGAACCAGAGCATCACTCAGGACGAGCAACGCCAGAGCGCCCTGCTCACCCTGCAACAGGATGCGGCGCGCCTGACCCAGCAACTGCGCAACGCCGAAACCGCGCATCAGCAAGCGGCGCAGCACTTGAGCAACCAACAACGCGAACTGAGCAGCGACCGTCAGCGTCTCGACGAAGAGCTCAGTGCGTTCGCCAGCCTGCTGCCGGCCGACACCCTCGAAGCTTTGCGCATCGAGCCGGCGGCAACCTTCATGCAGCTGGATCGGCAAATCGCCGAGCGTCTGGCGCAAGTCGAGCAGCAAAAGGAAGAGTTGGCCGAACAGCAACAACGCCAGCAAACCCTGGAGAAAGAACAGGATCGCCAGCACAGCCGCGTCCAGCAACTGCAAAGCGCCGAGCAGCAATTCAGCACGCTGGCGGCGCAACAACAGGCCTGTCAGGCGCAACTGGCGCAACTGTTGGGCGAACACAGCAGCGCCGAGCATTGGCAGCAGCAACTGGAACAGGCCGTGGAGCAGGCGCGCAACGCCGAAACCAGCACCGCTTCGGAACTGCAGAACGTACGCACCCAACTTGTGCAGATCAGCGCCGAACTCAAGGCGCAGCAGGAACGCTTGCAGGCGCTGCAAAGCGAAGACGGCGAACTGACGCAGAAGATTGCCGACTGGCGCGCGCACCATCCGGAGCTGGATGACGGCGGCCTCGAAGACTTGCTGTGCGTCGATGAGGCGCAGCTCAGCGAACTGCGCCAGCGCTTGCAGCACAATGAAAAAGCCATCGAACAGGCCAAGGTGCTGCTGCAAGAACGTGACCAGCGCCTGGCCGATCATCAGGCGCAGCACAACGGCAACCTCGATGCCGAACAACTCGCCGGCGCCCTCGCCGACCTGCAACAGCAGTTCAACCTCAGCGAGCAACAGTGCGCCGAACTGCGCGCCGAACAGGCTGAAGATCAGCGCCGGCAAAACGCCAACCAAGCGCTGGCGCAGCAGATCGCCGACGCCTATGCCGAGTATCAGCGCTGGGCGCGCCTCAATGCCTTGATCGGCTCGGCCACCGGCGACACCTTCCGCAAGATCGCCCAGGCCTACAACCTCGACTTGCTGGTGCATCACGCCAATGTGCAGTTGCGCCAACTGGTCAAGCGCTACCGACTCAAACGCGGCGGCAGCATGCTCGGCCTGCTGGTGATGGATACCGAAATGGGCGACGAATTGCGCTCGGTGCATTCGCTGTCCGGTGGCGAGACGTTCTTGGTGTCGCTGGCTCTGGCGCTGGGGCTGGCATCGATGGCCTCGAGCACGCTGAAAATCGAATCGCTGTTCATCGACGAAGGCTTCGGCAGCCTCGACCCGGAGTCGCTGCAACTGGCCATGGACGCACTCGACGGCTTGCAGGCGCAGGGGCGCAAGGTCGCGGTGATTTCCCACGTCCAGGAAATGCACGAACGGATTCCGGTGCAGATTCAGGTGCAACGCCAAGGCAACGGCTTGAGCACGCTGGAGGTGAAATGA
- a CDS encoding glutathione S-transferase — MNTLYSFRRCPYAMRARMALRYSGVPVEIVEVSLKAKPAAMLAISPKGTVPVLDAEGRVIDESLEIMRWALAQNDPDNWLLGGDSRIAELIEANDQVFKVHLNRYKYAERYPEQPMEVYRAEGVLFLQRLDGLLEGRDYLLSDHPCLADIALLPFVRQFAHVDREWFAQTPYVRLQVWLQGFLESELFTAIMKK, encoded by the coding sequence ATGAACACACTGTATTCGTTCCGCCGCTGCCCCTATGCGATGCGCGCGCGAATGGCCCTGCGTTATTCGGGCGTGCCGGTGGAGATCGTCGAAGTCAGCCTCAAGGCCAAACCGGCCGCGATGCTGGCGATCTCGCCCAAGGGCACGGTGCCGGTGCTGGATGCGGAGGGTCGGGTGATCGATGAGAGCCTGGAGATCATGCGCTGGGCGTTGGCACAGAATGATCCTGACAACTGGTTGCTCGGCGGTGATTCACGGATTGCCGAATTGATCGAAGCCAATGATCAGGTGTTCAAGGTGCATTTGAACCGTTACAAGTACGCCGAACGCTATCCCGAACAACCGATGGAGGTTTATCGGGCTGAGGGCGTGTTGTTTTTGCAGAGGCTGGATGGGTTGCTTGAAGGTCGGGATTATTTGCTGAGTGATCATCCGTGTCTTGCGGATATCGCGCTGCTGCCGTTCGTTCGGCAGTTTGCGCATGTGGATCGCGAGTGGTTTGCGCAGACGCCTTATGTGCGGTTGCAGGTGTGGTTGCAGGGCTTTCTTGAGTCCGAGCTGTTCACGGCGATCATGAAGAAGTAA